The following are from one region of the Nicotiana tabacum cultivar K326 chromosome 3, ASM71507v2, whole genome shotgun sequence genome:
- the LOC107794288 gene encoding uncharacterized protein LOC107794288 — translation MATVSAFWVCRAKSHSQIPHSSSIALPQLFPIQFIQFQRNGSNGVGYSYSRSLVKAKAPLRNTRIWSADEEEGATAVVDEASAAPTTTVDQTVSVSVSPSDVLTMFFQAEGTMSEAAVPNVTKALEEIEGITDLKVQVVEGIASVELTKQTTIQATGVSSSLVETIQGSGFKLQTLNLSFQDEEDIS, via the exons ATGGCCACCGTCTCAGCATTTTGGGTTTGCAGAGCAAAATCTCATTCTCAAATTCCCCATTCTTCATCTATTGCTCTTCCTCAATTGTTCCCAATTCAATTCATCCAATTCCAAAGGAACGGGAGCAATGGCGTCGGCTATTCTTACTCTCGGAGTTTGGTGAAAGCGAAGGCACCTTTGAGAAATACTAGGATATGGTCCGCTGATGAGGAAGAAGGTGCCACTGCTGTTGTTGATGAAGCATCTGCTGCTCCGACAACTACCGTTGATCAGACTGTTTCTGTTTCCGTCTCCCCTTCCGATGTCCTCactatgttctttcag GCAGAAGGAACAATGAGTGAAGCAGCTGTTCCTAATGTGACTAAGGCTTTAGAG gAGATAGAAGGCATTACAGATCTCAAAGTTCAAGTTGTTGAGGGCATTGCAAGCGTGGAG TTAACAAAGCAAACGACAATACAAGCTACAGGGGTCTCTTCCAGTTTGGTTGAAACTATACAAGGTTCAGGCTTCAAGTTGCAAACATTGAATCTCAGCTTTCAGGATGAAGAAGATATTAGCTAA